The following proteins are encoded in a genomic region of Musa acuminata AAA Group cultivar baxijiao chromosome BXJ2-11, Cavendish_Baxijiao_AAA, whole genome shotgun sequence:
- the LOC135626876 gene encoding tropinone reductase homolog At5g06060-like yields the protein MENGLGSSCIANDERWSLAGATAVVTGGTKGIGHAIVEELARFGAAIHICSRNEAELNNCLKEWGAKNFKVTGSVCDVSSRDDREKLMEDVKSTFGGKLSILVNNAGTGFVKPMVAITPDEYKFMMSTNLESAFHLTQLAHPLLKASGAGTIVNVSSLAGIVGIDNITIYGATKAALNQLTRSLACEWAKDNIRTNCVAPGSVRTPLMEPLLAIEEFVAKETYRIPLGRVAESEEVSAVVAFLCLPAACYINGQVICVDGGKSVNGNL from the exons ATGGAGAACGGTCTTGGAAGCAGCTGCATCGCCAACGACGAGAGGTGGTCTCTTGCCGGCGCAACAGCCGTGGTCACCGGCGGCACCAAAGGAATCGG GCATGCCATAGTCGAGGAACTAGCCAGATTCGGAGCAGCCATCCACATCTGCTCCCGAAACGAAGCAGAGCTCAACAATTGCTTGAAAGAATGGGGGGCGAAGAACTTTAAGGTCACAGGCTCCGTCTGCGATGTCTCGTCCCGAGATGATCGAGAGAAGCTAATGGAGGACGTCAAGTCCACCTTTGGCGGAAAGCTCAGTATCCTG GTCAACAACGCAGGGACGGGGTTTGTGAAGCCGATGGTGGCCATAACCCCTGACGAGTACAAGTTTATGATGAGCACCAACCTGGAGTCTGCGTTCCACCTGACCCAGCTCGCCCACCCCCTGCTCAAGGCATCAGGAGCAGGCACCATCGTCAACGTCTCCTCGCTCGCTGGCATCGTCGGCATTGACAACATAACCATCTACGGAGCAACTAAAG CGGCGCTGAACCAGCTCACCAGGAGCCTGGCCTGCGAGTGGGCGAAGGACAACATCCGGACCAACTGCGTCGCGCCCGGCTCCGTTAGAACCCCTCTCATGGAACCG TTGCTTGCGATCGAGGAGTTCGTGGCGAAGGAGACGTACCGCATCCCTCTCGGGCGCGTGGCCGAGTCGGAGGAGGTGTCAGCTGTGGTGGCTTTCTTGTGCCTCCCTGCTGCTTGCTACATCAATGGCCAAGTCATCTGCGTCGACGGTGGTAAATCTGTCAACGGCAACCTCTAA
- the LOC135626875 gene encoding probable protein phosphatase 2C 68: protein MAEICCGVETAALKSCEPGSRAARRRRMEIRRLSFVAGVEAPAVEDEPSEKRQRMDGGSSSGSAEKSGTTPGGSPSLEPPIMASAELGTSGRRPRFGMAAVRGRRRDMEDAVSIRPDFVRRDDGVSARHHFFGVFDGHGCSHVASLCSDRMHEVVAEEVETLASGAATSPQAWRVAMERSFARVDAEAVNGSGERPSQDCRCELQPPRCDHVGSTAVVAVVSPTRIVVANCGDSRAVLCRNGAPIPLSSDHKPDREDELQRIEAAGGRVIYWDGARVLGVLAMSRAIGDSYLKPYVISEPEVTVLDREEGDECLILASDGLWDVVTNETACDIARMCLQGGGDEEEEVAGGDASCSDAAVLLTKLAFARHSADNISVVVVDLREKWKRAPTTPTRKNS, encoded by the exons ATGGCGGAGATCTGTTGTGGCGTGGAGACGGCGGCTTTGAAGTCCTGCGAGCCGGGATCACGCGCGGCGAGGCGGCGCCGGATGGAGATCCGGCGGCTCAGCTTCGTCGCCGGGGTGGAGGCACCAGCGGTGGAGGACGAACCCAGTGAAAAGCGGCAGAGGATGGATGGCGGCAGCTCCTCCGGGAGCGCGGAAAAGTCTGGAACGACACCGGGTGGGAGCCCGAGTCTGGAGCCTCCCATTATGGCGTCCGCGGAATTGGGGACGTCCGGTCGGCGCCCGAGGTTTGGGATGGCTGCGGTCCGCGGGCGGAGGAGGGACATGGAGGACGCCGTCTCCATCCGTCCCGACTTTGTTCGGCGAGACGATGGGGTTTCGGCGAGGCACCATTTCTTCGGCGTCTTTGATGGTCATGGTTGCTCTCAC GTGGCGTCGCTGTGTAGCGATCGGATGCACGAGGTGGTGGCGGAGGAAGTAGAGACGCTTGCGTCGGGTGCCGCTACATCGCCGCAGGCATGGAGGGTGGCGATGGAGAGGAGCTTCGCTCGGGTGGACGCGGAGGCGGTGAACGGGAGCGGTGAGCGCCCGAGCCAGGACTGCCGATGCGAGCTCCAGCCGCCGAGGTGTGACCACGTGGGCTCCACCGCCGTGGTCGCCGTCGTCAGCCCCACCCGGATCGTCGTCGCCAACTGCGGCGACTCCCGCGCCGTCCTCTGCCGCAACGGCGCCCCCATCCCCCTCTCTTCCGACCACAAG CCGGACCGAGAGGACGAGCTGCAGCGGATCGAAGCCGCTGGGGGTCGAGTGATCTATTGGGACGGGGCGAGGGTTCTTGGCGTGCTCGCCATGTCTCGAGCCATAG GGGACAGTTATTTGAAGCCGTACGTGATATCGGAGCCGGAGGTGACGGTGTTGGATAGGGAGGAGGGCGACGAGTGCCTGATCCTGGCGAGCGACGGGCTGTGGGACGTGGTGACCAACGAGACGGCCTGCGACATCGCAAGGATGTGCCTGCAGGGCGGCGGCGACGAAGAAGAGGAAGTCGCTGGCGGCGATGCATCATGCTCAGACGCGGCCGTACTGCTGACAAAGCTGGCCTTTGCGAGGCACAGCGCAGATAACATCAGCGTGGTCGTCGTCGACCTAAGAGAGAAATGGAAAAGGGCGCCGACGACGCCGACGAGGAAGAATTCGTAG
- the LOC135626878 gene encoding pumilio homolog 2-like, which translates to MLSEMGVRSMIGSGGDAFDVEELEGLGALLREQRRQEAIDRERELNIFRSGSAPPTVEGSITAVGGLFGLEVGANVPDLPESKNGDGSLSEEELRSNPAYLSYYYSHVNLNPRLPPPVLSKEDWRSTQRLQVGRSVIEEIGDRRKESRWEEQGHISLFSQQPLFNPQEHAVESRKVPGSGERLDKPGDELIRLPLGRQKSFADVLQGDTGCKTPISNHPSRPQSRNAYANGLEALGSSDSQLSLNNDVSALGRQQPGEYVMSVDGLPHSFTSVGSSSHMKSTTPDPQLVARAPSPRLPPFVLNVGANIQKDKDNLSAIVDSDDLIAAISGFSLSTDGAVAAENTSRTELQSELDDHHKFLFDSLTNQENIRMRAIMKDSDPHSLIIPSLPHSLKASFPHSTTEGQVEIRNLSSRVGDPIEPRKSTISSVKSYVKSPSLPLVANAGGSPGHYQNLESVAAAFAGSSGLSAYSVNPAFPSILQNHISTGAVPPSFESGAAASAIASLSMDPMVSGGGIFAPSSLAGLTDLKSLGQIGNQSAIAALQTPPSDPLYLQYLKAAEYTAQVAASYGDPSMERGYVGNSHAELLGVQNAYIASLLQSQKQYDPSLLGKFGFTNHGYYGSPAFDLGLSYPGSPLAGQIDSQIGPGSALKLGEHYTQFPYGLRNLNGGTTGSWYFDQSHNLDKHFRSSLLEEFKNNKTRCFELAEIAGHVVEFSTDQYGSRFIQQKLETATIEEKNMVFEEIMPRAQSLMTDVFGNYVVQKFFEHGSTAQRRKLSDQLNKHVLALSLQMYGCRVIQKAIEVVDLDLKKKMVLELDGHVMRCVRDQNGNHVIQKCIECVPQDAIQFIISTFYDQVVTLSTHPYGCRVIQRVLEYCDDPNTQQIVMGEILQSVSLLTQDQYGNYVVQHVLEHGKPSERSAIIKKLAGQIVQMSLHKFASNVVEKCLTFGSLEERQILVNEMLGSTDENEPLQAMMKDQFGNYVVQKVLETCDDQQRELILSRIKVHLNALKKYTYGKHIVARVEKLVAAGERRIGFQTQHASSIA; encoded by the exons ATGCTGTCGGAGATGGGCGTTCGTTCTATGATCGGAAGCGGAGGGGATGCATTCGACGTGGAGGAGTTGGAGGGGCTGGGGGCGCTGCTTCGGGAGCAGAGAAGGCAAGAGGCGATCGATCGAGAGAGGGAGCTTAATATTTTTCGCAGCGGCTCCGCCCCACCTACTGTGGAGGGCTCCATCACTGCCGTGGGAGGGCTCTTCGGCCTGGAGGTTGGCGCCAACGTGCCAGATTTACCGGAGTCTAAGAATGGAGATGGATCATTATCCGAGGAGGAGCTCCGTTCCAATCCCGCTTACCTCTCTTACTACTACTCGCATGTGAATCTGAACCCGCGGCTCCCACCTCCAGTGCTCTCCAAAGAGGACTGGAGGTCAACTCAGAGGCTTCAGGTGGGGAGATCGGTTATTGAGGAGATTGGAGATAGGAGGAAAGAGAGCCGTTGGGAGGAACAGGGTCATATATCACTGTTCTCGCAGCAGCCGCTGTTTAATCCACAGGAGCATGCTGTAGAGTCGAGAAAGGTACCTGGTTCAGGGGAGCGGCTGGACAAACCTGGAGACGAACTGATCAGGCTTCCACTCGGCCGGCAGAAGAGCTTTGCCGATGTCCTTCAG GGCGACACTGGGTGCAAGACTCCCATCTCAAACCATCCATCACGCCCACAAAGTCGTAATGCATATGCAAATGGTCTCGAAGCATTAGGTTCTTCTGATTCTCAGCTTTCTTTGAACAATGACGTTTCAGCTTTAGGTAGGCAACAACCTGGTGAATATGTCATGAGTGTTGATGGTCTTCCACATAGTTTTACATCTGTTGGAAGTTCATCCCATATGAAAAGCACCACTCCTGATCCGCAGCTGGTTGCACGGGCTCCTAGTCCTCGTCTTCCACCTTTTGTTCTGAATGTTGGCGCCAATATCCAGAAAGATAAAGACAATCTGTCAGCTATAGTTGATTCTGATGACCTTATTGCTGCAATATCAGGTTTTAGCTTGTCAACTGATGGTGCAGTAGCTGCTGAAAATACCTCTCGAACAGAGCTTCAAAGCGAGTTGGATGATCACCACAAATTTCTTTTTGATTCGCTAACAAACCAAGAAAATATTAGGATGCGGGCTATCATGAAAGATTCTGATCCACATTCTTTAATAATTCCCTCTCTTCCACATTCATTGAAGGCTTCATTTCCTCATTCCACTACTGAAGGTCAGGTGGAGATAAGAAATTTGAGCTCGAGAGTAGGTGATCCAATTGAACCACGTAAATCCACTATCTCATCTGTCAAATCATATGTGAAATCACCTTCTTTACCTCTGGTTGCTAATGCTGGTGGTTCACCTGGTCATTATCAGAACCTTGAGAGTGTAGCTGCAGCTTTTGCAGGTAGCAGTGGGTTGAGTGCTTATTCTGTTAATCCTGCATTTCCTTCGATCCTGCAGAATCATATTAGCACAGGCGCTGTGCCTCCTTCATTTGAAAGTGGTGCTGCTGCTTCAGCAATTGCATCTCTTAGTATGGACCCTATGGTTTCTGGAGGAGGTATTTTTGCACCATCAAGTTTAGCTGGACTAACTGATCTGAAAAGTCTCGGTCAAATTGGTAATCAGTCAGCAATAGCAGCTCTCCAAACACCACCTAGTGACCCTCTTTACCTTCAGTACTTGAAGGCTGCTGAATATACTGCACAAGTTGCTGCTAGTTATGGTGATCCTTCCATGGAGAGGGGTTATGTGGGCAATTCTCATGCAGAATTGCTTGGGGTCCAGAATGCTTACATTGCATCATTGCTCCAATCACAGAAACAGTATGATCCCTCGCTTCTTGGCAAATTTGGGTTTACAAATCATGGTTACTATGGCAGTCCTGCTTTTGACCTGGGCTTATCATATCCAGGAAGCCCTTTAGCAGGACAAATTGATTCTCAAATTGGACCTGGAAGCGCTCTTAAGCTTGGCGAGCACTACACACAATTTCCGTATGGCTTGAGAAATTTAAATGGAGGTACTACGGGATCATGGTATTTTGATCAATCTCATAACTTGGATAAACATTTTCGGTCCTCACTTTTAGAGGAGTTCAAGAACAATAAGACCAGATGCTTTGAACTTGCTGAGATTGCTGGTCATGTGGTTGAGTTTAG TACTGACCAGTATGGGAGTCGATTTATACAGCAGAAACTTGAAACTGCCACAATTGAAGAGAAAAACATGGTTTTTGAAGAAATCATGCCTCGTGCTCAGTCTTTGATGACCGATGTTTTTGGCAATTATGTGGTGCAAAAG TTTTTTGAGCATGGATCTACAGCTCAGAGAAGGAAACTGTCTGACCAACTCAATAAGCATGTGTTGGCTCTTAGCCTTCAAATGTATGGTTGTCGGGTAATTCAAAAG GCCATAGAAGTTGTTGATTTGGACCTGAAGAAAAAAATGGTTTTGGAGCTTGATGGGCATGTCATGCGTTGTGTACGTGACCAGAATGGGAACCATGTCATCCAGAAATGTATCGAGTGTGTTCCCCAGGATGCAATTCAGTTTATCATATCAACCTTCTATGATCAAGTTGTAACATTATCTACTCATCCATATGGCTGTCGTGTCATACAG AGAGTACTGGAGTATTGTGATGACCCTAACACTCAACAGATTGTGATGGGAGAAATTCTACAATCTGTTAGCTTGTTGACTCAAGACCAGTATGGAAATTATGTTGTCCAG catgttttggaGCATGGGAAACCTAGTGAGAGGTCTGCCATCATTAAGAAGTTAGCCGGACAGATAGTTCAGATGAGTCTACATAAGTTTGCTTCGAATGTTGTTGAAAAATGTTTGACTTTTGGCAGTCTCGAGGAACGTCAAAtattggtgaatgaaatgcttggtTCAACTGATGAGAATGAGCCTCTTCAG GCCATGATGAAAGATCAGTTTGGTAACTATGTTGTACAGAAAGTATTGGAGACTTGTGATGATCAGCAACGTGAACTGATTCTGTCACGAATAAAGGTCCACTTGAATGCTTTGAAGAAATATACCTACGGAAAGcatatagttgctcgtgtagagaAACTTGTTGCAGCCGGGG AACGGCGGATCGGATTTCAGACCCAGCATGCATCTTCGATTGCATGA
- the LOC135626879 gene encoding thaumatin-like protein — translation MPAARQHLFLLCLLLPISLSYEIQLILVNNCNYSVWPGVLGSAGHATPEDGGFHLGLGEEAVFDVPSWWSGRVWGRQGCGFDGQGKGSCDSGDCGGMLQCKGAGGAPPATVVEMTFGTDRSPLHFYDVSLVDGFNLPVTMAPVGGGVGCGVAGCEVDLNVCCPSKLEVKRNGKVVGCKSACLALKADKYCCTGDYGSPKICKPTLFSHLFKSICPRAYSFAFDDSSSLNICRASRYLITFCPPAR, via the exons ATGCCAGCTGCCCGGCAACACCTGttcctcctctgcctcctcctccCCATCTCCTTATCCT ATGAAATCCAGCTGATACTGGTGAACAACTGCAACTACAGCGTGTGGCCTGGAGTGCTCGGCAGCGCCGGTCATGCAACACCAGAGGACGGCGGCTTCCACCTCGGCCTCGGCGAGGAGGCGGTCTTCGACGTGCCGAGCTGGTGGTCGGGGCGGGTCTGGGGCAGGCAGGGCTGCGGTTTCGACGGCCAAGGGAAAGGGAGCTGCGACAGCGGCGACTGCGGCGGGATGCTGCAGTGCAAGGGCGCCGGAGGAGCGCCACCGgcgacggtggtggagatgaccttCGGCACCGACCGGTCACCTCTCCACTTCTACGACGTGAGCCTGGTCGACGGCTTCAACCTCCCCGTCACCATGGCCCCGGTCGGGGGAGGTGTTGGCTGCGGCGTGGCCGGGTGCGAGGTGGACTTGAACGTCTGCTGCCCTTCCAAGCTCGAGGTGAAGCGGAACGGGAAGGTGGTGGGGTGCAAGAGCGCGTGCTTGGCGCTGAAGGCGGACAAGTACTGCTGCACCGGGGACTACGGCTCGCCCAAGATCTGCAAACCCACCCTCTTCTCCCATCTCTTCAAGTCCATTTGCCCTCGTGCTTACAGCTTCGCCTTCGACGACTCTTCCAGCCTGAACATATGCAGGGCATCGAGATACCTCATCACCTTCTGCCCTCCTGCAAGATAG